The Bradysia coprophila strain Holo2 chromosome IV, BU_Bcop_v1, whole genome shotgun sequence genome includes a region encoding these proteins:
- the LOC119066947 gene encoding syntaxin-12: MSRGLTNSSSGFRALRDYGSTSTVPEVNFAGFSPTEFMSLSESIAQNIGSVKSSWQHLEKAIKIIGTARDNLSTREKVHQIQSTTNGKIQTTSKDLQRLTVVVRHGDKQQRLQVEKLTSDFKNVVEMYSSSQKQIAAKMKAIFLTNASQNDDIHRDSENGNENDRQQQLQKQKMLRENLEFEQGMLVEREQRVQQIEADVLDVNEIMRDLATLINQQGEQIDSIESGIDHAAGEVEAGTSELIKAAQSQAKYRRKVLILLAIAVIIGLIVTGIIVSALKS, from the exons ATGTCTCGGGGGCTCACCAACTCATCAAGCGGCTTTCGAGCTCTCCGAGACTATGGCAGCACATCAACGGTACCAGAGGTGAACTTCGCTGGCTTCAGTCCAACAGAGTTTATGTCGTTGAGCGAAAGCATTGCCCAGAATATTGGTTCGGTTAAGTCCAGCTGGCAACACTTGGAAAAGGCCATCAAAATAATCGGAACGGCAAGGGACAATTTGAGCACCAGAGAAAAAGT ACATCAAATCCAATCAACGACAAATGGCAAAATTCAAACCACAAGTAAGGATCTTCAGCGTCTCACCGTGGTGGTCAGGCATGGAGATAAGCAACAACGATTGCAGGTGGAAAAATTGACGTCTGATTTTAAGAATGTAGTGGAAATGTATTCATCCAGTCAAAAG CAAATTGCGGCAAAGATGAAAGCAATTTTCTTGACAAATGCGTCTCAAAACGATGACATTCATCGTGACTCAGAGAATGGCAATGAGAACGACCGGCAGCAGCAACTGCAGAAGCAGAAAATGTTGCGCGAAAATTTGGAATTCGAACAAGGCATGTTGGTCGAACGTGAACAACGTGTCCAACAAATCGAAGCGGATGTTTTAGATGTCAATGAAATTATGCGTGATTTGGCGACGTTGATCAATCAACAAGGTGAACAAATCG ATTCAATCGAAAGTGGCATTGATCATGCAGCTGGCGAAGTTGAAGCCGGCACATCTGAATTGATAAAGGCTGCTCAAAGCCAGGCCAAATATCGTCGTAAAGTGCTAATTTTACTGGCCATTGCTGTGATAATAGGTTTAATTGTAACTGGAATTATTGTATCCGCATTAAAGAGCTAA
- the LOC119066944 gene encoding palmitoyltransferase Hip14 isoform X2: MYQSACSAATTGSCAEPERNDRDGLIPQPAVAPVEHDYSGFDIVKATQYGAIGRVKELIEAGWDVNQPDSETVTLLHWASINNRKDIIKYFLERGATVDAIGGELSATPLHWATRQGHLSAVVLLMAAGADPTLRDAEGCSCIHLAAQFGHTALVAYFIARGVNPDIQDRGGMTALMWASWKISALDPVRLLLTLGANPSMVDHTHGNTALHWAILARNATAISTLILKGKSSLDSTNLRGDTPLSMLQVHAGSVWIGQKIVEKIREHSQTTMRRNVFVRMTLDKRVRWWSMVATPFLTFYLAGIIFNADTLYIIKLFLLTCVYIVAHTIGRTMFDEHLMSLLPLSVYMATKVWFYVTWLFYIADTVSFMTSVMFVACSGLLWLCFLKSWRGDPGVIRPTQEQRLRTIVELSERGGTGFEPSLFCSACLVRRPIRSKHCSVCDRCVGRFDHHCPWVGNCIGTKNHKYFMGFLWSLLIMCCWMLYGGAHFYMHTCSVPMNDGMMTSFIGIGTCNPWVGWVMANALLHFGWVAVLTFCQTYQVVCLGMTTNERMNRGRYRHFQAHGGKSPFSRGPIKNIADFLECGCFGMVKPMNIDWMNYYDMDAKNIEHEPLLSGPQGDDGFHII, from the exons ATGTATCAAAGTGCCTGTAGTGCAGCTACGACAGGCAGTTGTGCAGAACCCGAACGAAATGATAGAGATGGTCTGATACCCCAACCAGCCGTAGCACCAGTGGAACATGATTACAGTGGTTTTGATATTGTAAAAGCCACACAGTACGGTGCTATTGGCCGTGTTAAAGAATTGATCGAAGCCGGATGGGATGTTAATCAACCGGATAGTGAGACAGTTACGTTGTTACACTGGGCATCGATAAATAACCGAAAGGACATCATCAAATACTTTCTGGAACGCGGAGCTACGGTTGATGCTATTGGCGGTGAG CTATCAGCTACTCCATTACATTGGGCTACAAGACAAGGTCACTTGAGCGCCGTGGTTCTGTTAATGGCTGCTGGAGCCGATCCTACATTACGTGACGCTGAGGGTTGTTCGTGTATACATTTGGCCGCACAATTCGGACACACTGCATTGGTAGCTTATTTTATCGCTCGTGGCGTAAATCCTGATATACAAGATCGAGGCGGTATGACTGCACTCATGTGGGCATCATGGAAAATATCGGCATTGGATCCAGTGAGACTGCTACTGACATTGGGAGCGAATCCTTCTATGGTGGATCATACACATGGCAATACAGCCCTGCACTGGGCGATTTTAGCACGGAATGCTACGGCTATTTCCACACTGATTTTGAAG GGAAAGTCAAGTTTGGATTCGACAAACCTCCGAGGAGATACTCCATTAAGTATGCTACAAGTTCATGCCGGTTCGGTATGGATTGGgcaaaaaattgtagaaaaaatcCGCGAGCACAGTCAAACAACGATGCGGAGGAATGTGTTCGTGCGAATGACATTGGATAAG CGTGTACGATGGTGGAGCATGGTAGCGACTCCTTTCCTTACATTTTACTTAGCTGGAATAATCTTTAATGCCGATACGTTATACATAATCAAACTCTTCCTGCTTACGTGTGTATACATCGTTGCACATACCATCGGTAGAACAATGTTCGACGAACACTTAATGTCACTGCTACCACTTAGTGTGTACATGGCCACAAAAGTATGGTTCTACGTAACATGGCTGTTCTATATTGCCGATACGGTCTCATTTATGACATCAGTTATGTTTGTCGCATGCAGTGGCTTATTGTGGTTATGCTTTTTAAAGTCGTGGCGTGGTGATCCGGGAGTTATTCGGCCGACACAAGAACAACGACTTAGG ACGATCGTGGAACTTTCGGAACGGGGAGGCACTGGATTCGAGCCCAGTCTGTTCTGTTCAGCCTGCTTAGTAAGACGGCCGATTCGTTCAAAACATTGTTCCGTGTGCGATCGATGTGTGGGACGATTCGATCATCATTGTCCTTGGGTCGGCAATTGTATTG GtacaaaaaatcacaaatattTCATGGGTTTCCTGTGGTCACTGTTGATTATGTGCTGCTGGATGCTATACGGTGGAGCTCATTTTTATATGCACACATGCTCCGTACCTATGAACGATG GTATGATGACCTCATTCATTGGCATCGGTACGTGCAATCCATGGGTCGGCTGGGTGATGGCGAATGCATTGCTTCACTTTGGCTGGGTGGCGGTACTAACATTCTGTCAGACATATCAAGTGGTATGTCTGGGAATGACAACAAACGAGCGCATGAATCGCGGACGATATCGTCATTTTCAAGCCCACGGCGGTAAAAGTCCGTTTTCTCGTGGTCCGATCAAAAATATTGCCGACTTTTTGGAGTGTGGCTGCTTTGGTATGGTTAAACCGATGAACATTGATTGGATGAATTACTATGACATGGATGCGAAGAATATTGAACATGAACCGTTGCTTAGTGGACCGCAAGGTGACGATGGTTTCCATATAATTTAG
- the LOC119066944 gene encoding palmitoyltransferase Hip14 isoform X1: MYQSACSAATTGSCAEPERNDRDGLIPQPAVAPVEHDYSGFDIVKATQYGAIGRVKELIEAGWDVNQPDSETVTLLHWASINNRKDIIKYFLERGATVDAIGGELSATPLHWATRQGHLSAVVLLMAAGADPTLRDAEGCSCIHLAAQFGHTALVAYFIARGVNPDIQDRGGMTALMWASWKISALDPVRLLLTLGANPSMVDHTHGNTALHWAILARNATAISTLILKGKSSLDSTNLRGDTPLSMLQVHAGSVWIGQKIVEKIREHSQTTMRRNVFVRMTLDKRVRWWSMVATPFLTFYLAGIIFNADTLYIIKLFLLTCVYIVAHTIGRTMFDEHLMSLLPLSVYMATKVWFYVTWLFYIADTVSFMTSVMFVACSGLLWLCFLKSWRGDPGVIRPTQEQRLRDLQTIVELSERGGTGFEPSLFCSACLVRRPIRSKHCSVCDRCVGRFDHHCPWVGNCIGTKNHKYFMGFLWSLLIMCCWMLYGGAHFYMHTCSVPMNDGMMTSFIGIGTCNPWVGWVMANALLHFGWVAVLTFCQTYQVVCLGMTTNERMNRGRYRHFQAHGGKSPFSRGPIKNIADFLECGCFGMVKPMNIDWMNYYDMDAKNIEHEPLLSGPQGDDGFHII; the protein is encoded by the exons ATGTATCAAAGTGCCTGTAGTGCAGCTACGACAGGCAGTTGTGCAGAACCCGAACGAAATGATAGAGATGGTCTGATACCCCAACCAGCCGTAGCACCAGTGGAACATGATTACAGTGGTTTTGATATTGTAAAAGCCACACAGTACGGTGCTATTGGCCGTGTTAAAGAATTGATCGAAGCCGGATGGGATGTTAATCAACCGGATAGTGAGACAGTTACGTTGTTACACTGGGCATCGATAAATAACCGAAAGGACATCATCAAATACTTTCTGGAACGCGGAGCTACGGTTGATGCTATTGGCGGTGAG CTATCAGCTACTCCATTACATTGGGCTACAAGACAAGGTCACTTGAGCGCCGTGGTTCTGTTAATGGCTGCTGGAGCCGATCCTACATTACGTGACGCTGAGGGTTGTTCGTGTATACATTTGGCCGCACAATTCGGACACACTGCATTGGTAGCTTATTTTATCGCTCGTGGCGTAAATCCTGATATACAAGATCGAGGCGGTATGACTGCACTCATGTGGGCATCATGGAAAATATCGGCATTGGATCCAGTGAGACTGCTACTGACATTGGGAGCGAATCCTTCTATGGTGGATCATACACATGGCAATACAGCCCTGCACTGGGCGATTTTAGCACGGAATGCTACGGCTATTTCCACACTGATTTTGAAG GGAAAGTCAAGTTTGGATTCGACAAACCTCCGAGGAGATACTCCATTAAGTATGCTACAAGTTCATGCCGGTTCGGTATGGATTGGgcaaaaaattgtagaaaaaatcCGCGAGCACAGTCAAACAACGATGCGGAGGAATGTGTTCGTGCGAATGACATTGGATAAG CGTGTACGATGGTGGAGCATGGTAGCGACTCCTTTCCTTACATTTTACTTAGCTGGAATAATCTTTAATGCCGATACGTTATACATAATCAAACTCTTCCTGCTTACGTGTGTATACATCGTTGCACATACCATCGGTAGAACAATGTTCGACGAACACTTAATGTCACTGCTACCACTTAGTGTGTACATGGCCACAAAAGTATGGTTCTACGTAACATGGCTGTTCTATATTGCCGATACGGTCTCATTTATGACATCAGTTATGTTTGTCGCATGCAGTGGCTTATTGTGGTTATGCTTTTTAAAGTCGTGGCGTGGTGATCCGGGAGTTATTCGGCCGACACAAGAACAACGACTTAGG gaTTTGCAGACGATCGTGGAACTTTCGGAACGGGGAGGCACTGGATTCGAGCCCAGTCTGTTCTGTTCAGCCTGCTTAGTAAGACGGCCGATTCGTTCAAAACATTGTTCCGTGTGCGATCGATGTGTGGGACGATTCGATCATCATTGTCCTTGGGTCGGCAATTGTATTG GtacaaaaaatcacaaatattTCATGGGTTTCCTGTGGTCACTGTTGATTATGTGCTGCTGGATGCTATACGGTGGAGCTCATTTTTATATGCACACATGCTCCGTACCTATGAACGATG GTATGATGACCTCATTCATTGGCATCGGTACGTGCAATCCATGGGTCGGCTGGGTGATGGCGAATGCATTGCTTCACTTTGGCTGGGTGGCGGTACTAACATTCTGTCAGACATATCAAGTGGTATGTCTGGGAATGACAACAAACGAGCGCATGAATCGCGGACGATATCGTCATTTTCAAGCCCACGGCGGTAAAAGTCCGTTTTCTCGTGGTCCGATCAAAAATATTGCCGACTTTTTGGAGTGTGGCTGCTTTGGTATGGTTAAACCGATGAACATTGATTGGATGAATTACTATGACATGGATGCGAAGAATATTGAACATGAACCGTTGCTTAGTGGACCGCAAGGTGACGATGGTTTCCATATAATTTAG
- the LOC119066945 gene encoding distal membrane-arm assembly complex protein 2: MLKYTQILKPSHPMVMSCHVMSNYIKGGRHEIVEKGRYDDKEELTDLQKKIELAKKKLQWRQPFAEQDDFWKSKFSVWTDEKGDKNAFDTIDFLQTTFDFSWKGIMERRERKRVKIGALMQQFIPERHEILGNDLAAAHFICFRRGSVKFTNSDKWFTGHPKELDFQFPNVFDKAYQLEEIRCDDMELYYEGLENIRRLKSLKRLSFRNVKTFDDWCLDRVSGSDFPVLEVLDLSGTAITERGLSALYRLSSLKMLIVDDPKKTTSYELHCLMLEEAIPMLKVVASSATTIGADSSATPNT, from the exons ATGTTAAAGTACACTCAGATATTGAAGCCATCACACCCAATGGTCATGTCCTGTCACGTAATGTCCAACTACATAAAAGGTGGCCGTCACGAAATCGTAGAAAAAGGTCGATATGATGACAAGGAAGAGCTGACCGACCTAcagaagaaaatcgaattggCTAAAAAGAAGCTCCAGTGGCGTCAACCATTTGCTGAACAAGACGATTTCTGGAAATCAAAGTTTTCGGTGTGGACGGACGAAAAAGGTGATAAGAACGCGTTCGACACAATTGACTTTCTGCAGACGACATTCGATTTTTCCTGGAAGGGTATAATGGAGCGACGAGAACGAAAACGAGTGAAAATTGGTGCGTTGATGCAACAATTTATTCCCGAGCGACACGAAATTCTTGGGAATGATTTGGCTGCCGCTCATTTCATTTGCTTTCGAAGGGGATCGGTCAA ATTCACTAACTCAGACAAGTGGTTTACTGGCCATCCAAAAGAGTTGGATTTCCAATTTCCCAACGTTTTCGATAAAGCCTATCAATTGGAAGAGATTCGATGCGACGACATGGAACTGTACTACGAAGGTTTGGAAAATATTCGCCGGctgaaaagtttgaaaagaCTTTCCTTTCGAAACGTCAAGACCTTTGATGATTGGTGCCTGGACCGAGTGTCTGGATCTGACTTCCCTGTTCTGGAAGTATTAGATCTGAGTGGTACCGCCATAACAGAGCGTGGACTATCTGCACTCTACAGACTGTCATCGCTGAAAATGCTAATCGTAGACGATCCGAAAAAGACAACGTCATATGAACTTCACTGCCTGATGCTGGAGGAAGCAATTCCGATGTTAAAAGTGGTTGCTTCATCCGCGACAACAATTGGCGCAGATAGTTCTGCGACGCCGAACACATGA
- the LOC119066943 gene encoding DNA polymerase delta catalytic subunit, producing the protein MENKRKQFGASQGFAKKFKSNDDDEDEFQSAFEADLANMELEETEAIIGDGPETQQTSIKWSRPEPPKLDPQSDALIFQQIDIENYIGQPLPGMPGSQMGPVPIMRMFGVTMEGNSVCCHVHGFTPYMYIGAPKGFEEKHCRPFKEALNRVVIADMRSNKESLQEAILSVSIVHRQSLMGYHGDAKFPFIKIVIALPRLLAAVKRLLEKEIVYDEFDFQDCRAYENNIDFDIRFMVDTNVVGCSWIELPPTKWRRRYKNGKPGLDSRCQIEVDVAFDEFIAHEPEGEWAKVAPFRILSFDIECAGRKGIFPEPNHDPIIQIANMVIRQGDSEPFLRNVFTLNTCAPIVGSQVLSHDKEIDMLDAWSNFIREVDPDIFTGYNINNFDFPYLLNRASHLKVKNFEYLGRIKNIKSVVKDTVLQSKQMGRRENKYVNFEGRVPFDLLLVLIRDYKLRSYTLNAVSYHFLQEQKEDVHHSIITDLQNESDQTRRRLAVYCIKDAYLPLRLLNKLMCIVNYMEMARVTGVPLGCLLTRGQQIKVVSQLLRKAKEKGYLMPSHTSQAAEDQFEGATVIEPKRGYYADPITTLDFASLYPSIMMAHNLCYTTLLQKPQQKDSLGLTDDKITKTPMNNYFVKASVRKGLLPEILESLLSARKRAKADLKVEKDPFRRSVLDGRQLALKISANSVYGFTGAQVGKLPCLEISGSVTGYGRTMIELCKHEVETKYTIENGYENDAVVIYGDTDSVMIKFGVKTLEKSMELGREAAEYVSSKFIHPIKLEFEKVYFPYLLINKKRYAGLYFTRPDKYDKMDCKGIETVRRDNSPLVANLINSCLQKLLIDRNPDGAVEYAKQVISDLLCNRIDISQLVITKELTKSEYAAKQAHVELAAKMKKRDPGTAPKLGDRVPYVLTAASKNTPAYMKAEDPIYVLENCIPIDSKYYLENQLAKPLLRIFEPILGDKAESILLRGEHTRTKAVVTSKVGALAMFTQKRDACLGCKALLPKGYEKKALCPHCENNEAALYQQELSLQRTMEEKFCKLWTECQRCQGSLHEEVLCTSRDCPIFYMRKKIRMDLDAQEKRVQRFGLPSW; encoded by the exons atggaaaataaacGTAAACAATTTGGAGCTTCGCAAGGTTTCGCAAAGAAATTTAA ATCGAACGACGACGATGAAGATGAGTTTCAAAGTGCCTTCGAGGCCGATCTGGCCAATATGGAATTGGAAGAAACAGAAGCAATTATCGGTGATGGGCCGGAAACTCAACAAACGTCCATTAAGTGGAGCCGACCAGAACCACCGAAATTAGATCCGCAGAGCGATGCTCTGattttccaacaaattgatATCGAAAATTACATTGGTCAACCATTGCCAG gaaTGCCCGGATCTCAAATGGGTCCCGTTCCGATTATGCGTATGTTCGGGGTAACAATGGAAGGCAATTCAGTGTGTTGTCATGTACACGGATTCACTCCGTACATGTACATCGGAGCACCGAAAGGATTCGAAGAGAAACATTGTCGACCATTCAAAGAAGCACTGAATCGTGTGGTCATTGCTGATATGCGATCGAATAAAGAGAGTTTGCAAGAGGCCATTCTGTCGGTGTCAATTGTTCACCGACAATCACTGATGGGATATCATGGCGATGCGAAATTCCCGTTCATAAAAATCGTGATAGCGTTGCCAAGACTGCTCGCCGCTGTGAAACGATTACTGGAAAAGGAAATCGTTTACGATGAATTCGATTTCCAGGATTGTCGAGCCTACGAAAATAACATCGATTTTGATATTCGTTTTATGGTGGACACAAATGTGGTTGGCTGTAGTTGGATTGAACTACCACCAACTAAATGGCGCCGACGctacaaaaatggaaaacctGGCCTAGATTCTCGTTGTCAGATCGAAGTGGATGTGGCATTCGACGAATTCATAGCACATGAACCGGAAGGTGAATGGGCCAAGGTTGCACCATTCCGCATACTGAGCTTTGACATCGAATGTGCTGGCCGAAAGGGTATCTTCCCAGAACCGAATCATGATCCAATTATTCAGATTGCCAACATGGTAATTCGACAGGGTGACAGTGAACCATTtctgagaaatgtttttacgTTAAACACCTGTGCTCCGATTGTGGGTAGTCAAGTGCTGAGTCATGACAAAGAGATCGATATGTTGGATGCCTGGTCCAATTTTATAAG AGAGGTCGACCCAGACATTTTTACCGGCTACAACATcaacaatttcgattttccgTATCTGCTGAATCGAGCTTCACACTTGAAAGTAAAGAACTTTGAGTACTTGGGTCGAATAAAAAACATCAAGTCCGTCGTCAAAGATACGGTTCTACAGTCGAAGCAAATGGGAAGACGCGAAAACAAATACGTGAATTTCGAGGGACGTGTCCCATTCGATTTGTTGCTGGTGTTGATAAGAGATTACAAACTACGTTCCTACACCTTAAACGCTGTGAGCTACCATTTTCTGCAAGAGCAAAAGGAAGACGTTCATCACAGCATCATCACGGATCTGCAAAATGAAAGCGATCAAACTCGAAGACGATTGGCTGTTTATTGCATCAAAGACGCCTACCTTCCGCTCCGTTTactcaacaaattgatgtgtaTCGTCAATTACATGGAAATGGCTCGTGTGACCGGTGTCCCATTGGGTTGTTTATTAACTCGAGGACAACAGATCAAGGTCGTGTCTCAGTTGCTGCGCAAAGCCAAAGAAAAGGGTTACCTTATGCCGTCGCATACGAGTCAAGCAGCCGAAGATCAGTTTGAAGGTGCCACCGTTATTGAACCGAAACGTGGCTATTATGCGGATCCGATAACAACGCTGGATTTTGCATCTCTATATCCCAGTATCATGATGGCACACAATTTGTGTTACACCACTTTGCTTCAGAAGCCTCAACAAAAAGATAGTTTGGG ccTCACAGACGACAAAATCACCAAAACCCCGATGAACAATTATTTCGTCAAAGCCTCTGTCCGGAAGGGACTTTTACCCGAAATTTTGGAATCGCTACTAAGTGCTCGAAAACGGGCCAAAGCAGATCTTAAAGTCGAAAAAGATCCATTTCGACGAAGTGTTTTGGATGGCAGACAGTTGGCGTTGAAGATCAGTGCCAATTCGGTGTATGGTTTTACCGGTGCCCAGGTGGGAAAACTTCCTTGTTTGGAAATATCGGGAAGTGTCACAGGCTATG GTCGTACCATGATCGAATTGTGCAAGCATGAAGTGGAAACAAAGTACACGATCGAGAATGGCTATGAAAACGACGCGGTTGTTATATATGGCGACACCGATTCAGTCATGATAAAGTTTGGTGTTAAGACTTTGGAGAAGAGTATGGAATTGGGACGCGAAGCTGCCGAATATGTCAGTTCAAAGTTCATCCATCCAATTAAATTGGAGTTTGAAAAG GTTTATTTCCCGTACCTGCTGATCAACAAGAAACGATACGCCGGCCTATATTTCACTCGTCCCGATAAATACGACAAAATGGACTGTAAGGGAATTGAAACCGTTCGACGGGACAATTCACCGTTGGTTGCCAATTTGATCAACAGTTGCTTGCAGAAGCTACTGATCGACCGAAATCCGGATGGTGCCGTTGAATACGCAAAACAGGTCATTTCCGATCTGCTGTGCAATCGCATAGACATTTCACAATTGGTCATCACGAAAGAATTGACGAAAAGTGAATACGCTGCGAAACAGGCACACGTCGAACTGGCTGCTAAAATGAAGAAACGTGATCCAG GAACCGCTCCGAAACTAGGCGATCGTGTACCATACGTTCTTACAGCTGCGTCCAAAAACACTCCCGCTTATATGAAGGCCGAAGATCCGATTTACGTTCTGGAAAACTGCATTCCAATCGATTCAAAATACTATTTGGAAAATCAACTCGCCAAGCCTCTGCTTCGTATATTTGAACCGATATTAGGTGATAAAGCCGAATCGATTCTTCTGCGTGGTGAACACACACGAACGAAGGCAGTGGTAACATCAAAAGTCGGAGCACTTGCAATGTTTACGCAAAAGCGTGACGCATGTTTAGGTTGTAAGGCCCTGCTACCGAAAGGATATGAAAAGAAAGCGCTTTGTCCACACTGTGAAAATAATGAAGCGGCCTTGTATCAGCAAGAACTTTCGCTTCAACGAACGATGGAGGAGAAATTTTGCAAACTATGGACAGAGTGTCAACGTTGCCAAGGATCTCTGCATGAAGAAGTGTTGTGTACCAGTCGTGATTGTCCCATATTTTACATGCGCAAAAAAATTCGAATGGATCTGGACGCACAGGAGAAACGTGTGCAACGGTTCGGCCTTCCGTCTtggtga
- the LOC119066948 gene encoding uncharacterized protein LOC119066948, which produces MFRKTKAELKPPQPPTFASILEDMETFLVEKPPIEKVRTLPSASENAEVNSNSNRNNLEDWWKVFETFYSDNEDLQNVRRRLNASQKLLEDQKKEITEKTDEIQQDIDLALRDPPIDLG; this is translated from the exons atgtttagaaAAACAAAAGCGGAATTAAAACCACCTCAACCACCAACATTTGCATCG ATACTCGAAGATATGGAAACATTTCTTGTGGAAAAACCACCAATCGAAAAAGTTAGAACGCTACCCAGTGCAAGTGAAAACGCTGAAGTCAACTCAAACAGTAACCGCAATAATTTGGAAGATTGGTGGAAGGTGTTCGAAACATTTTACTCTGACAATGAGGATCTGCAGAATGTTAGACGAAGACTGAATGCATCTCAAAAACTGTTGGAAGAtcagaaaaaggaaattactGAGAAGACAGATGAAATTCAACAGGACATAGACTTGGCTTTGCGAGATCCACCAATTGATCTCGGTTGA
- the LOC119066946 gene encoding ADP-ribosylation factor-like protein 1: MGGLFSYFRGLLGSREMRILILGLDGAGKTTILYRLQVGEVVTTIPTIGFNVEQVTYKNLKFQVWDLGGQTSIRPYWRCYYSNTDAIIYVVDSVDRDRIGISKDELLYMLREDELNDAILVVLANKQDMEGCMSVAEVHQALGLEALKNRTFQIFKTSATKGEGLDQAMDWLSNALQTRK; the protein is encoded by the exons ATGG GTGGCCTGTTTAGCTATTTTCGTGGACTGTTAGGATCCCGGGAAATGCGTATACTGATTTTAGGATTAGACGGAGCCGGCAAAACAACAATTCTATATCGGTTACAAGTCGGTGAAGTTGTGACAACAATTCCGACGATCGGATTCAATGTCGAACAGGTGACGtacaaaaatcttaaatttcaaGTCTGGGACTTGGGAGGACAGACATCTATAAGACCTTATTGGCGATGCTACTATAGTAATACGGACGCGATCATATATGTCGTGGACTCGGTGGATCGAGACAGAATAGGAATATCGAAAGATGAGCTGCTGTACATGCTAAGG GAAGATGAACTGAACGACGCGATTTTAGTGGTCTTAGCAAACAAACAAGACATGGAAGGTTGTATGAGTGTCGCCGAAGTACATCAAGCCCTTGGACTGGAAGCATTAAAAAACAGAACTTTCCAA ATATTTAAAACATCGGCCACAAAAGGTGAAGGCCTGGACCAAGCAATGGACTGGCTATCGAACGCACTGCAGACACGCAAATAG